The Fictibacillus phosphorivorans genomic sequence CTTTTGGCTTTCATGAATGTTCCAGGTCTACAAGTTTATGTTGTGAAACTTGCTGAAAGATATGTACCCTCTGCGGTAAATGTTGCGTCAGCCATTAATATTGCCGCATTTAATCTCGGTATTGCGATTGGAGCATCGGTTGGAGGACTAATCGTGGATTCGATCGGTATCATTCATACACCTTGGATTGGCGGGGTTATGGTATTTGGTGCGGTCCTCTTAACAGCATGGAGTGCATCCCTTGAAAAAAGAACAGTATAATTTGAAAAGAAGGCAGCCATTTCGGTCTGCCTTCTTTTTTAAGCAGTTTTTTTCTTTTTTTTCACTTTTGCCACAATCACGACAAGTAAAAGGGGGACGAATCCAAAAATAAACGTTACAGGAGTCTGTAAGAAGGATCCAGATTCACCTAATTCAATTTCATTTTTGTACATCGTTAGAGAAAGTAAAAACACGACCACTGTGATGATGTTTATAAAGTGTGCAGCTTTTACTTTAAATAGCGTAGAAAGAGCTTGATCAAGTATAAAAAGCAATAACGAGATCTTCATGTACGTTCCTAGAATTAAGGCGATGCCAAAGATCGCTTCTACACGTTCCACAATCTCTCCGATACTGATCAGCTGAGCAAGAACATGAAGCGGAAATTTCTTTAGAAACACTAAAGGGCCAAGGCCTAATAACGAACAGAGAATGGTTAAGCTGAGTACGATTCCATTAAAGAATAATCCTAAATAGAGCCATTTATTGATAGACTGCCCTGGTTTTGGCTTGACCAGATAAATGATCATGGCAAAGAAGAGAACATCCATGTAAGGAAATCCAAAACCCACATATACGCCGTG encodes the following:
- a CDS encoding GerAB/ArcD/ProY family transporter, which codes for MHTGKISYWQMAVLFQVYMTGSALINIQGPMLAAAQNSAWFAMLLANLVGFVILFLVLTLHNEYPDQCYVNQVRLTLGNVMSYMIIIPLFLVMLYITANIVYGMGQYFTTSMMRETPLFIFHLLILFTCSLTATAGIEVMGRMFHLLMYILLFIFIIMLILPYNTYEITNLLPLAPSGFKPILHGVYVGFGFPYMDVLFFAMIIYLVKPKPGQSINKWLYLGLFFNGIVLSLTILCSLLGLGPLVFLKKFPLHVLAQLISIGEIVERVEAIFGIALILGTYMKISLLLFILDQALSTLFKVKAAHFINIITVVVFLLSLTMYKNEIELGESGSFLQTPVTFIFGFVPLLLVVIVAKVKKKKKTA